A region from the Alosa alosa isolate M-15738 ecotype Scorff River chromosome 7, AALO_Geno_1.1, whole genome shotgun sequence genome encodes:
- the commd1 gene encoding COMM domain-containing protein 1: protein MADADTLKSLNGLLNGIAQKVYYNKLEITEDLLKNELYPDLSQEEFHALHEKMKGLVKSIASADMDQAQLEAFLTAQTRKQGSSGGLSGEQAAALSRFWKGHRVRVRDSLVSQSRWEPGLRGLSWRVDVQAASSGRGGGSGEGGEAAGNAVALLELELGRQGEDSDFVCLEFDETKVNQVLKKMAEIQESIDRIVHKS, encoded by the exons ATGGCGGACGCAGACACATTGAAGTCTCTAAATGGTTTACTAAATGGTATCGCGCAAAAGGTTTATTACAATAAATTGGAAATAACCGAGGACCTGCTGAAAAATGAACTTTATCCTGACCTGTCCCAAGAGGAATTCCACGCTTTGCACGAAAAAATGAAAGGTCTTGTAAAG TCTATCGCCTCGGCGGACATGGACCAGGCTCAGCTGGAGGCCTTCCTCACGGCTCAGACCCGCAAGCAGGGCAGCTCGGGCGGACTGAGCGGCGAGCAGGCGGCCGCCCTCTCCCGCTTCTGGAAGGGGCACCGGGTGCGCGTGCGGGACAGCCTGGTGAGCCAGAGCCGCTGGGAGCCCGGCCTGCGCGGCCTCAGCTGGAGGGTGGACGTGCAGGCGGCCAGCAGCGGCCGGGGTGGTGGGAGCGGCGAGGGAGGAGAGGCGGCTGGCAACGCCGTCGCtctgctggagctggagctgggcagacaaggagag GACTctgattttgtgtgtttggAATTTGACGAGACGAAGGTGAACCAGGTGCTAAAGAAGATGGCTGAGATCCAGGAGAGCATTGACCGCATCGTTCACaaaagctag